Proteins co-encoded in one Neodiprion lecontei isolate iyNeoLeco1 chromosome 3, iyNeoLeco1.1, whole genome shotgun sequence genomic window:
- the LOC107223873 gene encoding fatty acid CoA ligase Acsl3 isoform X2, whose translation MEGFWIAGAIRAIQAISYVCDLLTFPVYLVLQRPWEKRKKSRRVKAKLVSKDENSVTYRSVDSPGEMHVAMKKRKVETLDEMLLWVAQVHNSKRCLGTRQILAEEDELQPNGRVFKKYKMGDYKWKTFSEVERLAASFGRGLRNLGMRSGRNVVIFAETRAEWMIAAHGCFKQNFPIVTIYATLGDEAIAHGINETEVDTVITSHDLLPKFKRLLELAPKIKTVIFMEDQLKPTNTSGYKDGVTLVPFSDVIKTGNTLKIGPSPPKADDTAIIMYTSGSTGIPKGVLLSHKNIIATLKAYCDVVEIRSDDVFLGYLPLAHVFELLAESVCLLSGVPIGYSTPLTMIDSSSKIQRGSKGDASVLHPTCLTAVPLILDRISKGINENVKRGGPFKQAIFNFAYEYKLKWLKRGYETPLCDKYVFGAAKQVLGGRARLILSGGAPLSPDTHCQIKLCLCVTVTQGYGLTETTSCATVMDTYDRSTGRAGAPTTACDIKLVSWEEAGYRVTDKPYPRGEVIIGGDNVSAGYYKLKDKTSEDFYQECGKQWFKTGDIAEVHPDGCIKIIDRKKDLVKLQLGEYVSLGKVEAELKTCPAVENICIYGDASKHYTVALVVPNPRHLEELAENLGLRPSSLEELCNNPEIEKAVLQELVEQSKKCKLEKFEIPGAVKLCAEQWSPDMGLVTAAFKLKRKAVQERYQHEINRMYAS comes from the exons ATGGAGGGTTTCTGGATAGCCGGCGCTATACGCGCCATCCAGGCGATTTCTTACGTCTGCGATCTGCTCACCTTTCCGGTCTACCTGGTCCTCCAGCGGCCCTGGGAAAAGCGGAAGAAGTCCAGGCGAGTCAAGGCCAAGCTGGTATCGAAGGACGAGAACTCTGTGACCTACAGGTCAGTCGACAGTCCCGGGGAGATGCACGTCGCAATGAAAAAACGGAAGGTCGAAACCCTCGATGAAATGCTTCTTTGGGTCGCCCAAGTTCACAACTCGAAACGATGCCTCGGTACGAGACAGATCCTCgccgaggaggacgagctgcaGCCGAACGGTAGAGTCTTCAAAAAG TACAAAATGGGCGACTACAAGTGGAAGACCTTCTCGGAGGTCGAGAGACTCGCCGCGTCTTTCGGCCGAGGATTGAGGAACCTGGGAATGAGGTCGGGACGAAATGTGGTGATATTCGCTGAGACCAGAGCCGAGTGGATGATCGCGGCTCATGGATGCTTCAAGCAGAATTTCCCCATCGTTACGATATACGCGACACTTGGCGACGAGGCGATCGCTCATGGGATAAACGAGACCGAGGTCGACACCGTAATAACCAGTCACGATCTCCTTCCCAAGTTCAAAAGGCTACTTGAACTAGCGCCTAAGATAAAGACCGTAATTTTCATGGAGGATCAGCTCAAGcccacaaacacatcggggtaCAAG GATGGCGTTACTCTGGTGCCGTTTTCAGACGTCATCAAGACCGGTAACACCCTGAAAATCGGACCGTCACCGCCCAAGGCAGATGACACAGCGATAATAATGTACACCTCGGGCTCGACGGGAATTCCAAAGGGTGTTCTTCTCTCCCACAAAAACATCATCGCGACTCTCAAGGCCTACTGTGACGTCGTTGAAATTCGATCCGACGATGTATTCCTCGGTTATCTTCCACTCGCCCACGTCTTTGAACTATTAGCTGAGAGCGTTTGCCTCCTGAGCGGTGTTCCGATTGGCTACAGCACTCCACTTACGATGATCGACTCGAGCAGCAAAATTCAACGGGGATCCAAGGGTGACGCATCCGTTTTGCACCCTACCTGTCTCACCGCTGTACCG CTGATCCTTGACCGCATATCGAAGGGAATAAACGAGAATGTGAAACGTGGCGGTCCCTTCAAACAGGCGATATTCAACTTCGCTTACGAGTACAAACTCAAGTGGCTTAAACGAGGCTACGAAACACCCCTCTGCGACAAGTACGTATTCGGCGCGGCTAAACAGGTCCTTGGAGGACGAGCGAGGCTCATTTTATCCGGTGGAGCGCCGCTCAGTCCGGACACTCATTGCCAGATAAAACTTTGTCTCTGCGTCACCGTCACCCAGGGATATGGACTGACGGAAACGACGTCTTGCGCGACGGTGATGGACA CGTACGACCGAAGCACCGGCAGAGCCGGGGCGCCGACTACTGCCTGCGACATAAAGCTCGTAAGTTGGGAAGAGGCCGGTTACAGAGTGACCGACAAGCCGTATCCGAGGGGCGAGGTTATCATCGGTGGCGACAACGTTTCCGCCGGGTACTACAAGCTCAAGGACAAGACGTCGGAGGACTTCTATCAGGAATGTGGCAAACAGTGGTTCAAGACCGGGGACATTGCCGAGGTGCATCCTGACGGGTGTATCAAAATCATCG ACCGGAAGAAGGATCTGGTAAAACTGCAGCTGGGCGAATACGTGTCTCTGGGAAAGGTCGAAGCTGAGCTTAAGACATGTCCGGCGGTTGAGAACATCTGCATTTACGGTGATGCCAGTAAGCATTACACGGTCGCCTTGGTCGTGCCGAATCCTCGACACCTCGAGGAGCTGGCCGAGAATCTTGGACTGAGGCCTTCCTCGCTCGAGGAGCTGTGCAATAATCCGGAAATCGAGAAAGCCGTGCTTCAGGAGCTCGTCGAGCAGTCGAAGAAAT GTAAACTGGAGAAGTTCGAAATTCCTGGGGCTGTGAAACTCTGCGCCGAACAATGGTCACCGGATATGGGACTTGTCACGGCAGCTTTTAAACTCAAGAGGAAAGCCGTCCAGGAACGCTACCAGCACGAGATAAACCGGATGTACGCCTCGTGA
- the LOC107223873 gene encoding fatty acid CoA ligase Acsl3 isoform X1, whose amino-acid sequence MIVEEKQEMEGFWIAGAIRAIQAISYVCDLLTFPVYLVLQRPWEKRKKSRRVKAKLVSKDENSVTYRSVDSPGEMHVAMKKRKVETLDEMLLWVAQVHNSKRCLGTRQILAEEDELQPNGRVFKKYKMGDYKWKTFSEVERLAASFGRGLRNLGMRSGRNVVIFAETRAEWMIAAHGCFKQNFPIVTIYATLGDEAIAHGINETEVDTVITSHDLLPKFKRLLELAPKIKTVIFMEDQLKPTNTSGYKDGVTLVPFSDVIKTGNTLKIGPSPPKADDTAIIMYTSGSTGIPKGVLLSHKNIIATLKAYCDVVEIRSDDVFLGYLPLAHVFELLAESVCLLSGVPIGYSTPLTMIDSSSKIQRGSKGDASVLHPTCLTAVPLILDRISKGINENVKRGGPFKQAIFNFAYEYKLKWLKRGYETPLCDKYVFGAAKQVLGGRARLILSGGAPLSPDTHCQIKLCLCVTVTQGYGLTETTSCATVMDTYDRSTGRAGAPTTACDIKLVSWEEAGYRVTDKPYPRGEVIIGGDNVSAGYYKLKDKTSEDFYQECGKQWFKTGDIAEVHPDGCIKIIDRKKDLVKLQLGEYVSLGKVEAELKTCPAVENICIYGDASKHYTVALVVPNPRHLEELAENLGLRPSSLEELCNNPEIEKAVLQELVEQSKKCKLEKFEIPGAVKLCAEQWSPDMGLVTAAFKLKRKAVQERYQHEINRMYAS is encoded by the exons ATGATCGTCGAAGAGAAACA AGAAATGGAGGGTTTCTGGATAGCCGGCGCTATACGCGCCATCCAGGCGATTTCTTACGTCTGCGATCTGCTCACCTTTCCGGTCTACCTGGTCCTCCAGCGGCCCTGGGAAAAGCGGAAGAAGTCCAGGCGAGTCAAGGCCAAGCTGGTATCGAAGGACGAGAACTCTGTGACCTACAGGTCAGTCGACAGTCCCGGGGAGATGCACGTCGCAATGAAAAAACGGAAGGTCGAAACCCTCGATGAAATGCTTCTTTGGGTCGCCCAAGTTCACAACTCGAAACGATGCCTCGGTACGAGACAGATCCTCgccgaggaggacgagctgcaGCCGAACGGTAGAGTCTTCAAAAAG TACAAAATGGGCGACTACAAGTGGAAGACCTTCTCGGAGGTCGAGAGACTCGCCGCGTCTTTCGGCCGAGGATTGAGGAACCTGGGAATGAGGTCGGGACGAAATGTGGTGATATTCGCTGAGACCAGAGCCGAGTGGATGATCGCGGCTCATGGATGCTTCAAGCAGAATTTCCCCATCGTTACGATATACGCGACACTTGGCGACGAGGCGATCGCTCATGGGATAAACGAGACCGAGGTCGACACCGTAATAACCAGTCACGATCTCCTTCCCAAGTTCAAAAGGCTACTTGAACTAGCGCCTAAGATAAAGACCGTAATTTTCATGGAGGATCAGCTCAAGcccacaaacacatcggggtaCAAG GATGGCGTTACTCTGGTGCCGTTTTCAGACGTCATCAAGACCGGTAACACCCTGAAAATCGGACCGTCACCGCCCAAGGCAGATGACACAGCGATAATAATGTACACCTCGGGCTCGACGGGAATTCCAAAGGGTGTTCTTCTCTCCCACAAAAACATCATCGCGACTCTCAAGGCCTACTGTGACGTCGTTGAAATTCGATCCGACGATGTATTCCTCGGTTATCTTCCACTCGCCCACGTCTTTGAACTATTAGCTGAGAGCGTTTGCCTCCTGAGCGGTGTTCCGATTGGCTACAGCACTCCACTTACGATGATCGACTCGAGCAGCAAAATTCAACGGGGATCCAAGGGTGACGCATCCGTTTTGCACCCTACCTGTCTCACCGCTGTACCG CTGATCCTTGACCGCATATCGAAGGGAATAAACGAGAATGTGAAACGTGGCGGTCCCTTCAAACAGGCGATATTCAACTTCGCTTACGAGTACAAACTCAAGTGGCTTAAACGAGGCTACGAAACACCCCTCTGCGACAAGTACGTATTCGGCGCGGCTAAACAGGTCCTTGGAGGACGAGCGAGGCTCATTTTATCCGGTGGAGCGCCGCTCAGTCCGGACACTCATTGCCAGATAAAACTTTGTCTCTGCGTCACCGTCACCCAGGGATATGGACTGACGGAAACGACGTCTTGCGCGACGGTGATGGACA CGTACGACCGAAGCACCGGCAGAGCCGGGGCGCCGACTACTGCCTGCGACATAAAGCTCGTAAGTTGGGAAGAGGCCGGTTACAGAGTGACCGACAAGCCGTATCCGAGGGGCGAGGTTATCATCGGTGGCGACAACGTTTCCGCCGGGTACTACAAGCTCAAGGACAAGACGTCGGAGGACTTCTATCAGGAATGTGGCAAACAGTGGTTCAAGACCGGGGACATTGCCGAGGTGCATCCTGACGGGTGTATCAAAATCATCG ACCGGAAGAAGGATCTGGTAAAACTGCAGCTGGGCGAATACGTGTCTCTGGGAAAGGTCGAAGCTGAGCTTAAGACATGTCCGGCGGTTGAGAACATCTGCATTTACGGTGATGCCAGTAAGCATTACACGGTCGCCTTGGTCGTGCCGAATCCTCGACACCTCGAGGAGCTGGCCGAGAATCTTGGACTGAGGCCTTCCTCGCTCGAGGAGCTGTGCAATAATCCGGAAATCGAGAAAGCCGTGCTTCAGGAGCTCGTCGAGCAGTCGAAGAAAT GTAAACTGGAGAAGTTCGAAATTCCTGGGGCTGTGAAACTCTGCGCCGAACAATGGTCACCGGATATGGGACTTGTCACGGCAGCTTTTAAACTCAAGAGGAAAGCCGTCCAGGAACGCTACCAGCACGAGATAAACCGGATGTACGCCTCGTGA
- the LOC107223874 gene encoding uncharacterized protein LOC107223874 isoform X1, with protein MEKVQHLWNIVKFLSDYSGTKVTRLQSYYVWRCRQLSSAIELPSKIFGPGEMCSHCGALWAKVEHRVRLQSGTVSGKSVKKIIRKRALGAETKKLGRYKDTLLKKALKNTGNKAVIRCSICSENTKLSFAKPGMPKPTVTVDKGKGNDTKVGKKRKKRTKDKSAGLILGGVNACDKTPIAAKAKATTLRKLGSMMSKNLTPCKKSSLHDFIVELS; from the exons ATGGAAAAAGTTCAGCATTTGTGGAACATTGTAAAGTTTCTGTCAGATTATTCTGGAACTAAGGTTACCCGGCTGCAAAGTTATTACGT CTGGCGCTGCAGGCAGCTATCGAGCGCGATCGAATTACCTAGCAAAATATTTGGCCCTGGAGAGATGTGTTCGCATTGCGGCGCGCTCTGGGCAAAAGTCGAACACAGAGTTAGATTGCAGTCGGGCACGGTGTCTGGAAAGTCCGTTAAAAAGATTATCAGGAAGAGGGCCTTGGGTGCGGAGACGAAGAAACTGGGGAGGTATAAGGACACGCTGTTGAAGAAAGCGCTGAAGAATACTGGGAACAAGGCGGTCATTAGGTGCTCGATCTGCTCCGAAAACACTAAACTTAGCTTTGCCAAACCGGGAATGCCAAAACCGACAGTGACCGTTGACAAAGGGAAAGGTAACGATACCAAAGTCggtaagaaacgaaaaaagaggACTAAGGATAAAAGTGCAGGTTTAATTTTGGGAGGAGTTAACGCGTGTGATAAAACCCCGATCGCAGCCAAGGCTAAGGCCACTACTTTAAGAAAACTAGGATCTATGATGTCGAAAAATTTAACTCCATGTAAGAAAAGCTCGTTGCATGATTTTATCGTCGAACTGAGCTAG
- the LOC107223874 gene encoding uncharacterized protein LOC107223874 isoform X2, protein MEKVQHLWNIVKFLSDYSGTKVTRLQSYYVQLSSAIELPSKIFGPGEMCSHCGALWAKVEHRVRLQSGTVSGKSVKKIIRKRALGAETKKLGRYKDTLLKKALKNTGNKAVIRCSICSENTKLSFAKPGMPKPTVTVDKGKGNDTKVGKKRKKRTKDKSAGLILGGVNACDKTPIAAKAKATTLRKLGSMMSKNLTPCKKSSLHDFIVELS, encoded by the exons ATGGAAAAAGTTCAGCATTTGTGGAACATTGTAAAGTTTCTGTCAGATTATTCTGGAACTAAGGTTACCCGGCTGCAAAGTTATTACGT GCAGCTATCGAGCGCGATCGAATTACCTAGCAAAATATTTGGCCCTGGAGAGATGTGTTCGCATTGCGGCGCGCTCTGGGCAAAAGTCGAACACAGAGTTAGATTGCAGTCGGGCACGGTGTCTGGAAAGTCCGTTAAAAAGATTATCAGGAAGAGGGCCTTGGGTGCGGAGACGAAGAAACTGGGGAGGTATAAGGACACGCTGTTGAAGAAAGCGCTGAAGAATACTGGGAACAAGGCGGTCATTAGGTGCTCGATCTGCTCCGAAAACACTAAACTTAGCTTTGCCAAACCGGGAATGCCAAAACCGACAGTGACCGTTGACAAAGGGAAAGGTAACGATACCAAAGTCggtaagaaacgaaaaaagaggACTAAGGATAAAAGTGCAGGTTTAATTTTGGGAGGAGTTAACGCGTGTGATAAAACCCCGATCGCAGCCAAGGCTAAGGCCACTACTTTAAGAAAACTAGGATCTATGATGTCGAAAAATTTAACTCCATGTAAGAAAAGCTCGTTGCATGATTTTATCGTCGAACTGAGCTAG